In the genome of Candidatus Nitrospira nitrosa, one region contains:
- a CDS encoding type II toxin-antitoxin system RelE family toxin gives MRYSVVFTVAAAEDFRQLDGSLKEPVSKQLRKLETAPRLGEHLGNRAGLDLTGYYKLYVAKKSIRIVYRIIDHEILVEVVAIGRREDLTIYQEALKRLKHKNR, from the coding sequence TTGCGGTATAGCGTCGTCTTCACTGTCGCAGCTGCCGAGGACTTTCGACAGCTTGATGGATCACTGAAAGAACCGGTCTCAAAGCAACTCAGAAAACTCGAAACTGCTCCACGGCTCGGTGAACATCTTGGTAATCGAGCAGGTCTCGACCTCACCGGCTACTACAAACTCTACGTAGCAAAGAAATCAATCCGTATCGTGTACAGGATTATCGACCACGAGATCCTGGTCGAAGTCGTTGCGATCGGAAGGCGAGAAGATCTCACGATCTATCAGGAAGCCCTCAAGCGGTTAAAACACAAGAATCGATAG
- a CDS encoding IS30 family transposase, whose translation MPYQHLTLEERSMMAPMRMLGWSIRSIAAQLGRAPSTISRELRRNGDGSGAYAGYWAHCDAQRRRRNIRRSHLTSGMLATYVQEKLQCRWSPEQIAHRVRVDYPHATQMRISHQTIYTWLAADHRTGGSWSRYLRHHCRRRKRYGSGPRAPRLKGRVSLAERPAIAQRRGRLGDWEGDLVVGRGQRGFVATHVDRRSRFLLAAKVSRRTATEVTVATRKLLHPLPAHVRRTLTVDNGSEWASFRCLQRTLGLQVYFAAPYAAWERGTNENTNGLLRDYFPKQTDFSTITAHRLASVVEELNNRPRKCLAYRTPAEVFARAAGVALQP comes from the coding sequence ATGCCCTATCAGCACCTCACCTTGGAAGAACGGTCAATGATGGCCCCGATGCGAATGCTTGGCTGGTCTATTCGGTCCATTGCAGCCCAGCTCGGGCGAGCGCCGAGTACCATCAGCCGGGAACTGCGACGGAACGGTGATGGAAGTGGAGCCTATGCTGGGTACTGGGCCCATTGCGATGCGCAGCGCCGTCGCCGTAACATTCGGCGGTCACATCTGACGAGTGGTATGCTGGCAACTTATGTCCAAGAGAAGCTGCAGTGCCGCTGGTCGCCCGAACAGATTGCTCACCGTGTGCGGGTTGACTATCCCCACGCCACTCAGATGCGGATCAGCCATCAAACGATCTATACATGGTTGGCAGCTGATCACCGCACGGGAGGATCTTGGTCGCGGTACCTCCGCCACCATTGTCGGCGTCGGAAACGCTACGGGAGTGGGCCGCGTGCTCCACGCCTCAAAGGACGCGTGTCTCTCGCCGAGCGACCGGCCATTGCACAACGCCGAGGACGCCTGGGAGATTGGGAAGGGGATCTCGTGGTCGGTCGAGGCCAGCGCGGCTTCGTGGCTACGCACGTGGACCGGCGCAGTCGCTTTCTTCTGGCGGCCAAGGTGTCACGCCGGACTGCTACAGAGGTCACGGTGGCCACGCGGAAACTTCTGCACCCGCTTCCAGCGCATGTACGGCGGACCCTCACCGTGGATAACGGGAGTGAATGGGCGTCGTTTCGCTGTCTTCAACGGACCCTGGGGCTCCAGGTGTACTTTGCCGCTCCCTATGCGGCATGGGAACGTGGGACGAATGAGAACACCAACGGCTTATTACGCGATTATTTCCCGAAACAGACAGATTTCTCGACGATCACGGCACACCGACTTGCGTCGGTCGTGGAGGAATTGAATAATCGACCCCGGAAATGCCTCGCCTATCGGACCCCAGCCGAAGTCTTTGCGCGGGCCGCAGGTGTTGCTCTTCAACCTTGA
- a CDS encoding caspase family protein, with amino-acid sequence MAMLSLIVLSGAEAQLGKPEGLYYKSWAIVIGIEQYVLAPPIPGAIKDAKKVAEAFRQLGFDEVVELYDRDASSRRLQQLLNDMLPRKVGRMDRLVLVYVGHAGVMQDSEGQDRSYLVPFDAPINSSTKSITVEQLKEFARRSASAHTLLILDAPVFGWETTEAPGLSLEGRMAPESDTERRAVQVVSAASPGETVSRSDQGSRFVEAFLGGLSGTADLDGNGWLTASELGSYLVRQVEVMSGGLQHPSSLRIDGDGDMVLVEGKISRGSAVK; translated from the coding sequence ATGGCCATGCTGTCGCTGATTGTTTTGTCGGGTGCAGAGGCGCAATTGGGCAAGCCGGAAGGGCTCTATTACAAATCCTGGGCGATCGTGATTGGGATCGAACAGTATGTCTTGGCACCGCCGATTCCGGGAGCCATCAAGGATGCGAAGAAAGTGGCGGAGGCATTTCGGCAATTGGGATTTGATGAAGTGGTCGAACTCTACGACAGGGATGCCAGTTCCCGACGCCTGCAGCAGCTGCTGAACGACATGCTGCCGAGAAAAGTTGGCAGGATGGACCGGCTTGTTCTTGTGTATGTGGGCCATGCCGGGGTGATGCAAGACTCCGAGGGGCAGGATCGCAGCTACTTGGTTCCGTTTGATGCACCGATTAATAGCTCCACGAAATCCATCACGGTCGAACAGTTGAAAGAATTTGCGCGCCGGTCTGCTTCAGCGCACACGCTCCTTATTCTGGATGCACCGGTATTTGGCTGGGAGACGACCGAAGCCCCTGGGCTTTCACTGGAAGGACGGATGGCGCCAGAGTCCGATACGGAGCGGCGGGCGGTGCAAGTCGTGAGTGCGGCAAGTCCGGGAGAGACGGTCAGCCGTTCAGACCAGGGCAGTCGCTTTGTCGAGGCTTTCCTCGGAGGACTGTCTGGTACGGCAGATCTGGATGGAAACGGTTGGCTTACGGCCTCCGAACTGGGGAGCTACCTCGTACGGCAGGTCGAGGTGATGTCTGGTGGTCTCCAGCATCCATCGAGTCTTCGCATCGATGGTGATGGAGATATGGTGTTGGTTGAAGGCAAGATCTCCAGAGGGTCGGCCGTGAAATGA
- a CDS encoding penicillin-binding protein activator LpoB, with amino-acid sequence MIQRIRLSLLATLGVAFVLSGCGHETRVTRVDAGVVTDLSGRWNDTDSRMVAEAMVKDALQYPWLGNFEKATQRQPVVVVGTVLNSSHEHISVQTFITDLERELTNSQKVTFVAGKSERDEVRTERKEQAIYAREETQKAPGKETGADFMMKGTIATILDEADGAKAVFYQVDLQMIDLESNAKVWYGQKKIKKVVEKKRTVF; translated from the coding sequence GTGATCCAGAGAATTCGTCTTTCTCTTCTTGCGACGCTGGGTGTTGCCTTTGTTCTCAGCGGATGCGGTCATGAGACCAGGGTGACTCGTGTCGATGCCGGGGTGGTGACCGATCTGAGCGGGAGGTGGAATGATACGGACTCCCGGATGGTTGCCGAGGCGATGGTCAAGGATGCGCTCCAATATCCTTGGCTTGGGAATTTTGAAAAGGCCACTCAGCGTCAGCCCGTCGTCGTCGTGGGGACCGTCCTAAATAGCAGCCACGAACATATCAGCGTTCAGACCTTTATCACGGATTTGGAGCGAGAACTCACCAATTCTCAAAAAGTCACCTTTGTGGCCGGCAAGAGCGAACGCGATGAGGTGAGAACTGAACGAAAAGAACAGGCGATCTATGCGCGTGAAGAGACGCAAAAGGCTCCGGGAAAAGAAACCGGGGCCGATTTCATGATGAAGGGGACGATTGCCACCATTCTTGACGAAGCAGACGGGGCGAAGGCCGTGTTCTATCAGGTGGATCTTCAGATGATCGATCTGGAGAGCAATGCGAAGGTGTGGTACGGGCAAAAGAAGATCAAGAAGGTGGTTGAAAAGAAGCGGACAGTCTTTTAG
- a CDS encoding COG3014 family protein: MRWGGIFPISVILAGCLAFLSTGCSPSVNRYLLIEQSLLAGHPQQAAAIVEQTKDEYGAKGRLLYGMDRGLVLQVAGEYQQSSAVLEQAEDDVERLYTRSIRTETAAFLTNDNMLPYEGDAYEHVMINVVKALNYAVQGQIQEALVEVRRIDHRLNVLGDRVKDLDKYRNDGFARYLSGILYEAAGDLNNAFIAYRNAYEAYRTMKGWSRMSPPPSLQADLLRTAEALGLNTELESYRQTFPDATWSPISSSSGEALAHVVMISYNGRAPRKEDMFLDLPISLDAAQLVLLNRGVFRGPYQRDRMADSLLYGLNGRVVRVALPRLVPQKTRVAFEDLTLTDAQGRLFSARSERAQDVTALAEKGLSERMPGMATKAVARAATKFAMAEGVSFGARRAVGKDAAPWVGLLVELFAKGIAVASEEADKRSWQTLPDEIHVARAWVPAGQYQVSVRPSGQGMSMTKDGQSVPLAAGQTLFILQRVMQ, translated from the coding sequence GTGCGGTGGGGGGGGATCTTTCCCATCTCGGTAATCCTGGCCGGCTGTCTCGCATTCCTCTCGACGGGATGCAGCCCTTCCGTCAATCGTTACCTTTTGATCGAACAGAGCCTGCTCGCCGGTCATCCACAGCAAGCTGCGGCGATCGTGGAGCAGACGAAGGACGAGTATGGGGCAAAAGGACGATTGCTCTATGGGATGGACCGTGGGTTGGTCCTGCAGGTGGCGGGGGAATATCAACAAAGTAGTGCCGTATTAGAGCAAGCCGAAGACGATGTCGAGCGGCTTTACACACGAAGCATCCGCACAGAGACCGCTGCCTTTTTAACCAATGACAACATGTTGCCCTACGAAGGGGATGCCTATGAGCACGTGATGATCAACGTGGTTAAGGCGTTGAACTATGCGGTGCAAGGGCAAATCCAGGAGGCTCTGGTCGAGGTTAGACGCATCGATCATCGACTGAATGTGTTGGGCGACAGAGTCAAGGACCTGGATAAATACCGAAATGACGGGTTTGCGCGGTATCTGAGCGGCATCTTGTATGAAGCTGCAGGAGACCTGAATAATGCCTTCATCGCCTATCGAAACGCGTATGAAGCCTATCGCACGATGAAAGGTTGGTCGAGGATGTCGCCTCCTCCTTCCTTACAGGCCGATCTTTTACGGACTGCCGAAGCGCTTGGCCTGAACACTGAGTTAGAGAGCTATCGACAAACCTTTCCGGATGCGACGTGGTCGCCTATTTCGTCCTCCTCGGGAGAAGCACTCGCCCACGTGGTCATGATCAGCTATAATGGCCGCGCTCCAAGAAAGGAAGACATGTTTTTAGACTTACCGATCAGTCTTGATGCCGCACAGTTAGTTTTGCTAAATAGAGGAGTTTTTCGGGGGCCGTATCAGAGGGATCGGATGGCGGACAGTCTGTTGTACGGGCTGAATGGGCGGGTGGTTCGAGTGGCGCTTCCGCGGTTGGTGCCGCAAAAAACACGTGTCGCGTTCGAAGATCTGACATTGACTGATGCGCAGGGCCGTTTGTTCTCGGCTCGATCGGAACGGGCGCAGGACGTGACGGCTCTTGCGGAGAAGGGGCTTTCGGAACGGATGCCGGGGATGGCCACGAAAGCCGTTGCGCGAGCCGCCACGAAATTCGCGATGGCTGAGGGCGTGAGTTTTGGAGCACGGCGTGCCGTCGGTAAGGATGCCGCGCCCTGGGTTGGTTTGCTGGTGGAGTTATTTGCCAAGGGCATCGCGGTGGCCTCCGAAGAAGCCGACAAGCGAAGTTGGCAGACCTTACCGGACGAGATCCACGTCGCGCGGGCCTGGGTCCCGGCCGGTCAGTACCAAGTCTCCGTTCGGCCGTCAGGGCAAGGGATGTCGATGACGAAGGACGGACAATCTGTTCCATTAGCTGCGGGGCAGACACTCTTCATTCTCCAGCGGGTGATGCAGTGA
- a CDS encoding HEAT repeat domain-containing protein, protein MRSSDSLDRVTGADILAQLGWADRSFLDESVTALVRLLEDENEEVVAAAAVALGHRGQPNAIPSLLRFADHLSAVIRLGVVHGLTGHSHPDAIRAMIRLSSDINHDVRNWATFGLGSQIKDDTPEIREAFRANLGDPDHEIRGEAIVGLAERKDPEVADILIREWESSETVSLLSIDAAGIAADARLIEHLERSRADLSLEEDASFKSALDDAIRACRGKTEQAGGHVQ, encoded by the coding sequence TTGCGTAGTTCCGATTCGTTGGATCGCGTAACTGGGGCTGACATCTTGGCTCAGTTGGGTTGGGCAGACCGGAGTTTCCTAGACGAATCGGTTACAGCACTTGTCCGACTGCTCGAAGATGAGAATGAGGAGGTTGTCGCAGCGGCGGCTGTGGCATTGGGCCATCGAGGACAACCAAACGCAATACCGTCACTCCTCCGGTTCGCAGATCACCTCAGCGCCGTCATTCGGCTTGGCGTCGTACACGGTCTGACAGGACATAGCCATCCTGACGCGATACGCGCCATGATCCGACTATCTTCAGACATCAACCATGATGTCCGCAACTGGGCGACATTTGGACTCGGGTCACAGATCAAAGATGACACACCCGAGATTCGCGAGGCGTTTCGCGCCAATCTTGGAGATCCCGATCACGAAATCCGGGGCGAGGCGATCGTCGGACTTGCAGAACGGAAAGATCCAGAGGTTGCAGACATCCTAATTCGCGAATGGGAATCGAGTGAGACTGTGAGTCTGCTCAGTATTGATGCAGCGGGGATTGCTGCGGACGCACGGTTAATTGAGCATCTGGAGCGGTCCAGAGCCGATCTGTCATTAGAAGAGGACGCATCGTTCAAATCAGCGTTAGATGATGCGATCAGAGCATGCAGGGGAAAGACCGAACAAGCCGGCGGACACGTACAGTGA
- a CDS encoding HepT-like ribonuclease domain-containing protein: MSFEPRDYLRHILVEVAYLLDRSHGLTYESFADDETLRRAFVRSLEIIGEAVKNLPQEFRLSHPEVEWRPIARMRDRLIHSYFGVDYQLVWDVVQVKLPGLKCGIQQIIDSEGA, translated from the coding sequence ATGTCCTTCGAGCCGCGTGACTATTTGCGGCATATCCTTGTTGAAGTGGCGTATCTCCTGGATCGGAGCCATGGCCTGACCTATGAAAGTTTTGCCGATGATGAAACGCTGCGCCGCGCATTCGTGCGCAGCTTGGAAATTATTGGCGAAGCTGTAAAGAACCTGCCTCAGGAGTTCAGGTTATCGCATCCTGAAGTCGAATGGCGTCCGATCGCTCGGATGCGCGACCGCTTGATCCATAGTTACTTTGGGGTGGACTATCAGTTGGTATGGGATGTGGTGCAGGTGAAACTCCCAGGGTTGAAATGCGGTATTCAGCAGATCATTGATTCAGAGGGGGCCTAA
- a CDS encoding IS110 family RNA-guided transposase has translation MMCYAGIDLHATNSVLVVIDEADRVLYQKRLRNDLAVIFTALTPYQTTLQGVVVESTYNWYWLVDGLMEAGYRVHLAHAPALPQYSGLKHVDDQHDAQWLAHLLRLGLLPTGYIYPKAERAVRDLLRKRSQLVRHKTMVVLSLQSLLTRLTGNRLSLPRLRQLTPEGIQALVPFPEHVQSVSSSLAVLQCLEHEIHTIEGTVREAGRTQPGYVLLQTVPGIGPILAGTILLEAGDLRRFATVGHFASYCRCVGSEHVSNGKRKGAGNTKNGNKYLSWAFIEAAHFAIRYEAVIRTYYQRKQARTHPLVALKAVAHKLARACYHMLRAQVPFDLSRAFG, from the coding sequence ATGATGTGTTATGCGGGCATTGATCTCCATGCCACGAATAGTGTGCTGGTCGTGATTGATGAAGCGGATCGAGTGCTGTATCAGAAACGCCTCCGCAATGACCTGGCCGTGATCTTCACGGCCTTAACACCGTATCAGACCACGCTGCAGGGCGTGGTCGTTGAGTCCACCTATAATTGGTACTGGTTAGTCGACGGGCTCATGGAAGCAGGGTACCGGGTCCACCTCGCTCATGCACCAGCCCTGCCGCAGTATAGTGGGCTCAAGCATGTTGACGATCAACACGATGCGCAGTGGTTAGCCCATTTACTCCGGCTAGGTTTGCTCCCTACCGGGTACATTTACCCCAAAGCGGAACGGGCCGTGCGGGACTTGTTGCGGAAGCGCAGTCAGTTGGTTCGGCACAAGACCATGGTCGTGCTGAGCCTACAAAGCCTGCTGACACGACTGACTGGCAATCGGCTCTCCCTCCCTCGGCTTCGACAGCTCACCCCAGAGGGCATTCAGGCACTTGTGCCATTTCCCGAACATGTGCAATCGGTCAGCAGTTCGTTGGCTGTGCTGCAATGTCTGGAGCACGAGATTCACACGATTGAGGGCACGGTTCGGGAAGCGGGGCGGACTCAGCCGGGCTATGTGCTCTTACAGACCGTCCCCGGAATCGGGCCGATCTTGGCGGGCACCATTCTCCTGGAAGCCGGTGACCTGCGGCGGTTTGCGACCGTGGGACACTTCGCCTCCTACTGTCGCTGTGTCGGCAGCGAACATGTGAGTAACGGCAAACGCAAAGGGGCTGGCAACACGAAGAACGGCAACAAGTATTTAAGCTGGGCGTTCATCGAGGCGGCGCACTTCGCCATTCGCTATGAGGCCGTGATTCGCACGTATTATCAGCGCAAGCAGGCACGGACGCATCCCCTTGTGGCGCTGAAGGCCGTGGCCCATAAATTGGCGCGGGCCTGCTATCACATGCTCCGTGCGCAGGTGCCATTCGATCTGTCCCGCGCTTTTGGCTAG
- a CDS encoding nucleotidyltransferase family protein, which produces MSNMSLTRDEAIRRLQTVDSEVRRLGVRRLALFGSVLRNEARPDSDVDVLVEFDLKVKTFDRFMALADLLEDTLGRQVEIVTTESLSPFIGPSILAEAADVLRAA; this is translated from the coding sequence ATGAGTAACATGTCCCTCACCCGTGACGAGGCGATCCGGCGGCTGCAAACCGTTGACTCCGAGGTTCGACGTCTTGGTGTCCGTCGATTGGCGCTCTTCGGCTCTGTACTTCGCAATGAGGCCCGTCCCGATAGTGACGTGGATGTGCTTGTCGAGTTTGACCTGAAAGTGAAGACGTTCGATCGATTCATGGCGCTGGCGGATCTCCTCGAAGATACGTTGGGGCGCCAGGTTGAAATCGTTACTACTGAGTCCCTCTCGCCTTTTATTGGGCCGTCTATCTTGGCTGAGGCTGCCGATGTCCTTCGAGCCGCGTGA
- a CDS encoding LPP20 family lipoprotein — protein sequence MIRSQATYSRLAGLGLAVLFVMGLAACGGPPKWVQKGSGVFNEKDSKAFYGVGAVSGVRNAPLAWETAENRGRAEIAKTFETYTGYLMRDYAASTTAGDFTRNTEEQNVERAQKTITTATLSGVRKIDQYMDPKTNTYYVLTKLSLEDMKNNLEQAKELNAQVRDFVRKNADKMFERLEKEEEKRGIQ from the coding sequence ATGATCAGGTCACAAGCGACGTACTCAAGACTGGCCGGCCTCGGTCTTGCTGTCCTTTTTGTCATGGGACTCGCCGCTTGTGGGGGACCACCCAAATGGGTCCAGAAGGGGTCGGGCGTCTTCAATGAGAAAGACAGCAAAGCCTTCTATGGGGTGGGGGCGGTATCCGGAGTACGGAATGCGCCGCTTGCCTGGGAGACGGCAGAGAATCGTGGAAGGGCCGAGATCGCCAAGACCTTTGAAACCTATACGGGCTATCTGATGCGAGATTATGCCGCATCAACCACGGCGGGAGATTTTACGCGGAATACGGAAGAGCAGAATGTTGAGCGGGCTCAAAAAACGATCACGACTGCGACACTCAGTGGGGTCCGGAAGATTGATCAATATATGGATCCCAAGACCAACACATATTATGTCTTGACCAAGCTGAGTTTAGAGGATATGAAGAACAATCTGGAGCAGGCCAAAGAACTCAATGCTCAGGTCCGGGACTTTGTGCGGAAGAATGCCGATAAAATGTTCGAGCGTTTGGAGAAGGAAGAGGAAAAGCGAGGGATTCAGTAG
- a CDS encoding type II toxin-antitoxin system Phd/YefM family antitoxin has product MAVAYKKDEILSASRVARSFGKVLTDLKARHRRRVVVLKNNQVEAVIVPVDDYETMAEALDLLEHMEIHRLVTQRGRKKVKKTVPLEALLKEQRLAV; this is encoded by the coding sequence ATGGCCGTGGCATACAAGAAGGACGAAATCCTCAGTGCATCTCGAGTCGCAAGATCCTTTGGAAAAGTGCTGACCGATCTGAAAGCCAGGCATCGGCGCCGGGTCGTCGTCCTCAAAAATAATCAGGTAGAAGCTGTCATTGTGCCGGTCGATGATTATGAAACGATGGCGGAGGCGCTCGACCTCTTGGAGCACATGGAGATCCATCGCCTAGTTACACAGCGGGGGCGCAAGAAAGTGAAGAAAACCGTCCCCCTGGAGGCGCTGCTGAAGGAGCAACGACTTGCGGTATAG
- a CDS encoding riboflavin synthase encodes MFTGIVEEMGGITVMNKSLAGAKLTILASTVMSDLKIGDSVSVNGICLTVVSRSERDFSVEVSPETLSVTTLGSFAVGMPVNLERAMKLNERIGGHLVAGHVDGVGVIRSRQQDANAIVFTIGAPPEILRYCVAKGSVTVDGISLTINTVSEQGFSVAIIPHTAKVTILGLKQVNDTVNLESDLIGKYVERLLQERSHLPKTTPVIDKDYLQKRGLI; translated from the coding sequence ATGTTTACCGGTATTGTCGAAGAAATGGGCGGGATTACGGTCATGAACAAGTCGCTGGCTGGAGCCAAGCTGACGATTTTGGCTTCGACGGTGATGAGTGATCTGAAAATCGGCGATAGTGTGAGCGTGAATGGGATTTGTCTGACGGTCGTCTCACGAAGCGAACGCGATTTTTCCGTGGAAGTCTCGCCTGAAACGCTCTCAGTCACGACCCTCGGCAGTTTTGCCGTGGGCATGCCGGTCAATCTTGAACGGGCCATGAAGCTCAATGAACGCATCGGCGGACATCTGGTGGCGGGACATGTTGATGGAGTCGGTGTGATCCGCAGCCGACAGCAAGACGCCAATGCTATCGTGTTTACCATCGGAGCGCCTCCGGAGATTCTGCGCTATTGTGTCGCAAAGGGTTCGGTTACCGTTGATGGCATCAGTCTCACGATCAATACCGTGAGCGAGCAAGGATTCAGCGTTGCCATCATCCCACATACGGCGAAGGTGACCATACTGGGCCTCAAGCAGGTGAACGACACTGTGAATCTCGAATCCGACCTCATCGGCAAGTATGTCGAACGGCTGCTCCAAGAACGGAGCCACCTGCCGAAGACCACGCCAGTCATTGATAAAGACTACCTGCAGAAGCGTGGACTGATCTGA
- the acs gene encoding acetate--CoA ligase codes for MSDQIETLLKESRTYQPTAKTISAAYIKEYETEYKKSIADPETFWSNAAKELEWFAPWNKVLEWDYPWAKWFVDARCNIVYNCLDRHVKTWRKNKVALIWVGENDQERIFTYGELYRQVNRCANALKKLGVQKGDRVTIYLPKVPEQVIAMLACARIGAIHSVVYSGFSAPALASRVNDAEAKLVITADVGFDRGKVINLKPVVDEALKSCPTVGHVVVVRRQVPGPALSAPKEIDWGDWIKQESARCEAEQLDAETPLYILYTSGTTGKPKGVVHVHGGYMVGTYLTTKYVFDLKDDDVYFCVADPGWVTGHSYIVYGPLLNGATILTAEGKPDYPTPGRWWDLIERYGVSIFYTTPTAIRLLMRYGEDWPKKSDLSTLRILGSVGEPINPEAWEWYYRVTGGDKPIMDTWWQTETGAILITPLPTVPLKPGSATRPFLGIEADVVDRAGNSLPANAGGFAVIKKPWPSMMRTIYKDPERYKTYWNTIPNCYTAGDVCHKDVDGYMWFMGRADDVIKVAGNRLGTAEVESALVSHPAVAEAAVIGKPHKTVGESIKAFIILKQGEQESQALIKSIKDQVLKELGKIGVPSEIDIVSSLPKTRSGKIMRRVLKAKELGQDPGDISTIEE; via the coding sequence ATGAGTGATCAGATCGAGACTCTCTTAAAGGAAAGTCGGACCTATCAGCCGACTGCCAAGACGATCTCTGCAGCCTACATCAAAGAGTACGAAACCGAGTACAAGAAGTCCATCGCGGATCCGGAGACGTTCTGGAGTAATGCAGCCAAGGAACTCGAGTGGTTTGCGCCTTGGAACAAGGTCTTGGAGTGGGACTATCCATGGGCGAAATGGTTCGTCGATGCGCGATGCAATATCGTCTACAACTGCCTCGACCGTCACGTCAAAACCTGGCGGAAAAATAAGGTTGCATTAATTTGGGTTGGCGAAAATGACCAGGAACGCATCTTCACGTACGGTGAGCTCTATCGACAGGTCAATCGCTGCGCTAACGCCTTGAAGAAGCTTGGAGTTCAAAAAGGTGACCGCGTCACCATTTATCTTCCGAAAGTTCCAGAACAAGTCATTGCCATGCTGGCTTGCGCCAGGATCGGCGCGATCCACAGTGTAGTCTACTCAGGCTTCAGCGCGCCGGCCCTCGCGAGTCGCGTGAACGACGCTGAGGCAAAACTCGTGATCACCGCCGATGTCGGCTTCGATCGCGGTAAAGTCATCAACCTGAAGCCCGTGGTGGATGAAGCACTCAAAAGCTGCCCCACCGTCGGCCATGTGGTGGTCGTCCGGCGTCAGGTGCCTGGGCCAGCGCTTTCAGCCCCAAAGGAAATTGATTGGGGTGACTGGATCAAGCAGGAAAGTGCGCGGTGTGAAGCGGAACAACTCGATGCAGAAACCCCGCTCTACATCCTCTACACGTCCGGTACAACCGGCAAACCCAAGGGCGTCGTCCATGTCCATGGGGGTTACATGGTCGGCACCTACCTGACGACGAAATATGTGTTCGATTTAAAGGACGATGACGTATACTTCTGCGTGGCCGACCCTGGGTGGGTCACAGGCCACAGCTACATCGTCTATGGACCACTGCTGAATGGCGCGACAATCCTCACGGCAGAAGGAAAGCCTGACTACCCCACTCCAGGACGCTGGTGGGATCTGATCGAACGATACGGCGTCTCCATTTTCTATACCACTCCGACAGCTATTCGCCTACTGATGCGCTACGGCGAAGACTGGCCAAAGAAATCTGACCTTTCCACACTCAGAATCCTTGGCAGTGTCGGCGAGCCCATCAATCCAGAGGCGTGGGAATGGTACTACCGTGTGACCGGTGGGGACAAACCGATCATGGACACCTGGTGGCAGACAGAAACGGGGGCGATTCTGATTACTCCGCTTCCCACCGTCCCGCTCAAGCCTGGCTCGGCGACCCGTCCCTTTCTTGGAATTGAAGCCGATGTCGTGGATCGTGCAGGCAACAGCCTCCCAGCCAATGCGGGTGGCTTTGCCGTCATCAAGAAACCGTGGCCGTCCATGATGCGCACCATTTACAAGGATCCCGAGCGATACAAGACCTACTGGAACACGATCCCCAATTGCTATACGGCCGGCGATGTGTGCCATAAAGATGTAGATGGCTACATGTGGTTCATGGGCCGTGCCGACGATGTGATCAAAGTCGCCGGCAATCGGCTCGGCACCGCTGAAGTGGAAAGCGCCTTGGTCAGTCACCCCGCCGTCGCGGAAGCTGCCGTCATCGGCAAACCTCATAAGACCGTCGGGGAATCCATCAAGGCCTTCATCATCTTGAAACAGGGAGAGCAGGAAAGTCAGGCGTTGATCAAGTCGATCAAGGATCAGGTCTTGAAGGAGTTAGGCAAGATCGGCGTGCCGTCTGAGATCGATATCGTCTCGTCCCTGCCGAAAACGCGGTCCGGGAAAATCATGCGTCGCGTGCTCAAAGCGAAAGAGCTTGGCCAGGACCCTGGAGATATCTCGACGATTGAGGAGTAA